The uncultured Fretibacterium sp. genome has a window encoding:
- the nhaC gene encoding Na+/H+ antiporter NhaC — protein MASSCRRPGLFSAIVVLLVSALIVTFGVIDVRLESGAHIGLGLPAQVPLLFAAVFAALFGVLVLEVSWIDLERGICSAIQVSIQAILILVLVGCLVGSWIHSGVVATMIYYGLGIMNPHYFYCAALLTCIVVSMATGCCWTTSSTVGVALIGISAGLGLPLPVSAGFIISGAYFGDKMSPLSDTTNLAPAVSGSELFDHIRAMMWTTLPTLLIVVVVSLLMGSTVRDMDNSRVELIRSMMRAEFRISAWGIVPPAVILVMALLKIPAIPGIVGGLCAGLLLSLSQGASLHEALNVFFYGYEPSQLSAFAAAATPEAVRAAAAGVGTLFASAPDPAEFSRVGGLLTQLFTRGGMTSMLETICLIVVALSLGGIMEVCGFLDVILDALMHRVRSVFGLVASVIASSFVANAFLSEQYLAIIVPGRMFRRAFEERSWDGRRLAPSMLSRSLEDSGTMTSVLIPWNTCGVYVSAVLGVPTLAYAPYCFLNWLNPIVALTMTWLGIAVVWRHGDRRHAVLEPLPADS, from the coding sequence ATGGCGTCGTCATGCCGTCGGCCGGGACTTTTCTCGGCTATTGTCGTTTTGCTCGTCAGCGCCCTTATCGTCACCTTCGGAGTGATCGACGTCCGCCTGGAGTCGGGCGCGCACATCGGGCTGGGGCTTCCGGCCCAGGTACCTCTGCTCTTTGCGGCGGTCTTCGCCGCCCTGTTCGGCGTCCTCGTCCTGGAGGTCTCCTGGATCGACCTGGAACGCGGCATCTGTTCCGCCATCCAGGTCTCCATCCAGGCCATCCTGATCCTCGTCCTCGTGGGCTGTCTGGTCGGTTCCTGGATTCACAGCGGCGTGGTCGCGACCATGATCTACTACGGGCTCGGCATCATGAATCCCCACTATTTTTATTGCGCAGCGCTCCTGACCTGCATCGTCGTCTCGATGGCGACGGGGTGTTGCTGGACCACGAGCAGCACCGTGGGGGTGGCGCTCATAGGCATCAGCGCCGGGCTGGGGCTTCCCCTTCCCGTCTCCGCCGGGTTTATCATCTCGGGGGCCTACTTCGGCGACAAGATGTCGCCGCTCTCCGACACCACCAACCTCGCTCCCGCCGTCTCGGGCAGCGAGCTCTTCGACCATATCCGCGCGATGATGTGGACGACCCTGCCCACGCTGCTGATCGTCGTGGTCGTCTCCCTCCTCATGGGCAGCACCGTCCGAGACATGGACAACAGCCGCGTGGAGCTGATCCGGAGCATGATGAGGGCGGAGTTCCGCATCTCCGCCTGGGGCATCGTCCCCCCCGCGGTCATCCTGGTGATGGCTCTGTTGAAGATCCCCGCCATCCCCGGCATCGTCGGGGGGCTCTGTGCCGGATTGCTGCTGTCCCTGTCCCAGGGCGCCTCGCTTCACGAGGCCCTGAACGTCTTCTTCTACGGCTACGAGCCGTCGCAGCTGAGCGCCTTCGCCGCCGCGGCGACGCCGGAGGCGGTCAGGGCGGCGGCAGCCGGCGTCGGGACGCTGTTTGCGTCGGCTCCGGACCCGGCCGAGTTCTCCAGGGTCGGCGGGCTCTTGACGCAGCTCTTCACGCGCGGCGGGATGACCTCGATGCTGGAGACGATCTGCCTGATCGTGGTGGCGCTCTCCCTGGGGGGAATCATGGAGGTCTGCGGCTTCCTGGACGTGATTCTGGATGCCCTGATGCACCGCGTCCGCTCCGTGTTCGGGCTCGTCGCGTCGGTGATCGCGTCCTCCTTCGTGGCCAATGCGTTCCTGAGCGAGCAGTACCTTGCGATCATCGTCCCGGGGCGCATGTTCCGCAGGGCTTTCGAGGAACGCTCCTGGGACGGGCGCAGGCTGGCGCCCTCCATGCTCTCCCGCTCGCTCGAGGACAGCGGCACCATGACCTCCGTCCTTATTCCCTGGAATACCTGCGGGGTCTACGTCAGCGCCGTTCTGGGCGTCCCCACCCTGGCCTACGCACCCTACTGTTTCCTGAACTGGCTGAACCCCATCGTCGCCCTTACAATGACCTGGCTGGGGATCGCCGTCGTCTGGAGGCACGGGGACCGGCGCCATGCCGTCCTGGAGCCCCTGCCGGCGGACTCCTGA
- a CDS encoding RsiV family protein, producing MKGVFLMIGSRFKFAAAPLAAAAFLLVGGMAYAASPDVAPSLTYSMLTHQEEGFDASIQIPILGRTGSADLEAAVNARSLEASVTLYRDFMSKMAELKAEGSRNYALTAVSKVAAYGDGLLTLEHGRTEAMASSETVVRYETIDLGTGRELALSDLFKDDGYSKVLSGIVKAQMKEQMKKDESKSYFLDELEKNFEIGKDQPFYIESGKLVLVFNQGTVAPYSMGTCTFEIPTKEIQGSLAQQTYLK from the coding sequence ATGAAAGGAGTTTTTCTCATGATCGGAAGTCGGTTCAAATTTGCGGCGGCTCCGCTGGCCGCGGCGGCATTTCTCCTCGTCGGGGGCATGGCCTACGCGGCAAGTCCGGACGTCGCCCCCTCGCTGACTTATTCGATGCTCACGCATCAGGAGGAGGGGTTCGACGCCTCGATCCAGATCCCGATCCTCGGCAGGACGGGCAGCGCCGATCTGGAGGCGGCGGTGAACGCCCGCAGCCTGGAGGCCTCCGTGACCCTCTACAGGGACTTCATGTCGAAGATGGCGGAGCTGAAGGCGGAGGGGTCCAGGAACTATGCGCTGACGGCCGTCAGCAAGGTGGCCGCATACGGGGACGGTCTGCTGACGCTGGAGCACGGCAGGACCGAGGCCATGGCCTCGTCCGAGACCGTCGTCCGCTACGAGACCATCGACCTCGGAACCGGACGGGAGCTTGCCCTCTCGGACCTCTTCAAGGACGACGGCTACTCCAAGGTCCTGAGCGGCATCGTCAAGGCCCAGATGAAGGAGCAGATGAAGAAGGACGAGTCGAAGTCCTACTTCCTGGACGAGCTGGAGAAGAACTTCGAAATCGGCAAGGACCAGCCCTTCTACATCGAGAGCGGCAAGCTCGTCCTCGTCTTCAACCAGGGGACCGTGGCGCCCTACTCCATGGGAACCTGCACGTTCGAGATCCCTACGAAGGAGATTCAGGGCTCCCTGGCGCAGCAGACCTATCTGAAATAA
- the yedE gene encoding YedE family putative selenium transporter — translation MDKLLTSRHGPWVAGGILGLLAVLLVRLGNPGNMGFCVACFTRDIAGALGLHRAAVVQYLRPEIPGFVLGAFLSSLAFREYSPRGGSSPVVRFFLGMCAMFGALVFLGCPWRAYLRLAGGDWNALYGIGGLIVGILIGIAFLWNGFSLGAAERNPRAAGLVLPVMALTLLAFAVLEPLFGPEGTGPIFFSEKGPGAQHAPLYISLAVGLLVGWLAQRSRFCTVGALRDLFMMGDGHLFKGIVAFTVVAFVANYALGYFHPGFEKQPVAHTQDLWNFMGMVLSGLAFTLAGGCPGRQLIMAGEGDGDAAVFVLGMLTGAAFAHNFSAASSGAGVGPMGIPVTIVGLVFCLAVGFASRTRAA, via the coding sequence ATGGATAAGCTGTTGACGTCCCGCCACGGGCCCTGGGTGGCCGGCGGGATTCTGGGGCTCCTCGCCGTGCTGCTGGTCAGGCTCGGCAACCCCGGCAACATGGGTTTCTGCGTCGCCTGCTTCACGCGCGACATCGCCGGCGCGCTGGGCCTGCACCGCGCGGCCGTGGTGCAGTACCTTCGCCCGGAGATCCCGGGATTCGTCCTGGGCGCGTTCCTCTCCTCCTTGGCGTTCCGGGAGTACTCGCCCCGCGGCGGGTCCTCGCCCGTCGTCCGATTCTTCCTCGGAATGTGCGCCATGTTCGGCGCGCTCGTCTTCCTGGGCTGCCCCTGGCGGGCCTACCTGCGCCTCGCGGGCGGGGACTGGAACGCCCTCTATGGAATCGGGGGCCTGATCGTGGGCATCCTGATCGGCATCGCCTTCCTCTGGAACGGCTTCAGCCTCGGCGCGGCCGAGCGCAACCCCAGGGCGGCGGGCCTCGTCCTTCCCGTGATGGCGTTGACGCTGCTGGCGTTCGCCGTCCTCGAGCCCCTGTTCGGTCCCGAGGGGACGGGGCCCATCTTCTTCTCGGAGAAGGGACCGGGTGCGCAGCACGCGCCGCTGTATATATCGCTGGCCGTCGGGCTCCTCGTCGGCTGGCTGGCGCAGCGCAGCCGTTTCTGCACCGTCGGGGCCCTGCGCGACCTCTTCATGATGGGGGACGGGCACCTGTTCAAGGGGATCGTCGCCTTCACCGTCGTCGCCTTCGTTGCGAACTACGCCCTCGGCTACTTCCATCCCGGATTTGAGAAGCAGCCTGTGGCCCACACTCAGGATCTCTGGAACTTCATGGGCATGGTGCTCTCCGGCCTGGCCTTCACCCTGGCGGGCGGGTGCCCGGGACGACAACTCATCATGGCGGGCGAGGGCGACGGGGACGCGGCCGTCTTCGTCCTGGGGATGTTGACGGGCGCGGCCTTCGCCCACAACTTCTCCGCGGCCAGCAGCGGCGCGGGCGTCGGCCCCATGGGGATCCCGGTGACGATCGTCGGGCTCGTGTTCTGTCTTGCCGTCGGGTTCGCCAGCCGGACCCGCGCGGCCTGA
- a CDS encoding sulfurtransferase TusA family protein gives MSDCITVNASGLSCPQPVMETKKALAGLSSGRVEVLVDTATSRDNVARFAENKGWRATKEERDGGFRVILER, from the coding sequence ATGAGCGACTGCATTACGGTGAACGCCTCCGGGCTCTCCTGTCCCCAGCCCGTTATGGAGACGAAGAAGGCTTTGGCGGGCCTGAGTTCGGGCCGTGTCGAGGTGTTGGTGGATACCGCGACCTCGCGCGACAACGTCGCGCGGTTTGCGGAGAACAAGGGCTGGCGCGCGACGAAGGAGGAGCGCGACGGCGGGTTCCGGGTGATCCTGGAACGCTGA